One genomic segment of Halomarina pelagica includes these proteins:
- a CDS encoding beta-glucosidase, with protein sequence MADTIDRVGRLVSALTREEKLRLVRGAPDPEGTATGYVPGVERLGVPEYRLVDGPLGVRAEGERATAFPASLALAATFEPELARRQGAALAREAKARGQDALLAPGVNLVRVPQCGRNFEYFSEDPLLAARFAAGVVEGIQGEDVIATAKHYVANNQERNRTDVNAAVDERTLRERYLPAFRAAVEAGVGSVMTAYNRVNGTHMSDHRYLVRDVLKGEWGFEGYVVSDWYGLESTVGAANAGLDLEMPGVPVTELHGPADGDGPTEAEEDADVASLDGIPDGTRAGFFGEPLADAIDDGAVPADRLDDMVRRILGQLARVGLLDGRRDDGAIDTPEHRDLAERIAVRGTVLLENDGVLPLEDGANVAVIGPNVHEPTLGGGGSSETTPFSAVSPREGMSSRAAGEVTVARGVREIEDVSLFDRLPFVERKSPEDEGVEEHASDPSIEEAVAAAESADVAVVFVRDATTEARDRDDLRLPGEQDALIESVAAAAERTVVVVNSGGPVEVPWREDVEALLEAWYPGQAHGDAIAAVLYGDRDPGGRLPVTFAREEDYPATEETRYPGVDGEATYAEGLFVGYRHFDAAGREPTYPFGHGHSYADFRYGDATATDRATVRVAVENLAERTGREVVQAYVRPPAAPDGIARPVRELAGVATIELPAGATRTVDVELDERAFARYDPERGWVTDAGRYVVEVGRSSRDVRTTVGVDRD encoded by the coding sequence ATGGCGGACACGATCGATCGGGTCGGTCGGTTGGTGAGTGCCCTGACGCGCGAGGAGAAACTCCGGCTCGTTCGCGGTGCGCCGGACCCCGAGGGAACCGCGACGGGGTACGTCCCCGGCGTCGAACGCCTCGGCGTCCCCGAGTACCGGCTGGTCGACGGTCCGCTCGGCGTACGCGCCGAAGGCGAGCGTGCGACGGCGTTCCCGGCCTCGCTGGCGCTGGCGGCGACGTTCGAGCCGGAACTCGCCCGAAGGCAGGGTGCGGCGCTGGCGCGCGAGGCGAAGGCGCGCGGTCAGGACGCGCTGCTCGCCCCGGGGGTGAACCTCGTTCGAGTGCCCCAGTGCGGGCGGAACTTCGAGTACTTCTCCGAGGATCCCCTCCTGGCTGCGCGCTTCGCCGCGGGCGTCGTCGAGGGGATCCAGGGTGAGGACGTGATCGCGACCGCGAAGCACTACGTCGCCAACAACCAGGAGCGGAACCGCACGGACGTGAACGCCGCGGTGGACGAGCGGACGCTGCGCGAGCGCTACCTTCCGGCGTTCCGGGCGGCCGTCGAGGCGGGCGTCGGATCGGTGATGACGGCCTACAATCGCGTGAACGGCACCCACATGAGCGACCATCGGTACCTGGTGCGGGACGTGCTCAAGGGGGAGTGGGGCTTCGAGGGGTACGTCGTCTCGGACTGGTACGGGCTGGAGAGCACCGTCGGCGCGGCGAACGCCGGGCTCGACCTGGAGATGCCCGGCGTTCCGGTGACGGAACTCCACGGACCGGCGGACGGGGACGGGCCGACCGAAGCCGAGGAGGACGCGGACGTCGCGTCGCTGGACGGGATCCCGGACGGGACGCGGGCCGGCTTCTTCGGGGAGCCGCTCGCCGACGCCATCGACGACGGGGCGGTTCCCGCGGACCGACTCGACGACATGGTGCGGCGGATCCTCGGCCAGCTAGCTCGCGTCGGCCTGCTCGATGGCCGGCGCGACGACGGAGCGATCGACACGCCCGAGCACCGCGATCTCGCGGAGCGGATCGCCGTTCGGGGGACCGTGCTGCTGGAGAACGACGGCGTCCTCCCGCTCGAGGACGGGGCGAACGTGGCCGTGATCGGCCCGAACGTACACGAGCCGACGCTGGGCGGCGGCGGGTCCTCGGAGACGACGCCGTTCTCCGCGGTCAGTCCGCGGGAGGGGATGTCGTCGCGGGCGGCGGGCGAGGTGACCGTCGCCCGGGGCGTTCGCGAAATCGAAGACGTCTCGCTGTTCGATCGGCTCCCCTTCGTCGAACGGAAGTCCCCGGAGGACGAGGGCGTCGAGGAGCACGCGTCCGACCCCTCGATCGAGGAGGCGGTCGCGGCGGCCGAGTCGGCCGACGTCGCCGTGGTGTTCGTGCGCGACGCGACCACGGAGGCGAGAGACCGCGACGACCTCCGCCTCCCCGGCGAACAGGACGCGCTGATCGAGTCCGTCGCCGCGGCCGCCGAACGCACCGTCGTCGTCGTCAACTCCGGCGGCCCCGTCGAGGTGCCCTGGCGTGAGGACGTCGAGGCGCTGCTGGAGGCGTGGTATCCCGGGCAGGCTCACGGCGACGCGATCGCCGCCGTGCTGTACGGCGACCGCGATCCCGGGGGCCGACTCCCGGTCACCTTCGCCCGCGAGGAGGACTATCCGGCGACGGAGGAGACGCGATATCCCGGCGTCGACGGCGAGGCGACGTACGCCGAGGGTCTCTTCGTCGGCTACCGCCACTTCGACGCCGCGGGACGCGAACCGACCTATCCGTTCGGGCACGGACATTCCTACGCGGACTTCCGGTACGGGGACGCTACGGCGACCGATCGCGCCACGGTTCGCGTCGCCGTCGAGAACCTCGCGGAGCGAACGGGCCGCGAGGTCGTACAGGCGTACGTCCGGCCGCCGGCCGCCCCCGACGGCATCGCGCGACCGGTTCGGGAACTCGCCGGGGTCGCGACGATCGAACTGCCCGCCGGAGCGACTCGAACGGTCGACGTCGAACTCGACGAGCGCGCGTTCGCCCGCTACGATCCGGAACGCGGGTGGGTGACCGACGCCGGGCGGTACGTCGTCGAAGTGGGCCGCTCCTCGCGAGACGTTCGGACGACGGTCGGCGTCGACAGGGACTAG
- a CDS encoding DUF7475 family protein → MAGVRPNRTPLGPLERLGAFLAVVTGLVHLYLFARTGFVPFLLAGLGFFVAVGLLFTTFPRRLLYVLGIPYLGVQIVLWVLSGMQSFALGVFDKTVQALLIGLLVALLLIELEIDLIEAVSTIWDDDRDGD, encoded by the coding sequence GTGGCAGGCGTCCGACCGAACCGCACACCGCTCGGTCCGCTCGAGCGGTTGGGAGCGTTCCTGGCAGTGGTGACCGGCCTCGTTCACCTGTATCTGTTCGCTCGAACCGGGTTCGTGCCGTTCCTGCTGGCTGGACTGGGATTCTTCGTCGCAGTCGGTCTGTTGTTCACCACGTTCCCCCGTCGGCTCCTGTACGTGCTGGGGATTCCGTACCTGGGGGTGCAGATCGTCCTCTGGGTGCTCTCGGGGATGCAGAGCTTCGCGCTGGGCGTGTTCGACAAGACCGTCCAGGCGCTCCTCATCGGTCTCCTCGTGGCGCTCCTCCTGATCGAACTCGAGATCGACCTCATCGAGGCCGTCAGCACGATCTGGGACGACGACCGGGACGGCGACTAG
- a CDS encoding ABC transporter permease, producing MGMKRYVGKRIAHAFAVIYVVATIVFFAVRAIPGDPARVLLGGDANAEAIRALRQEMGLNQPLYVQYLRWMGRILTGDLGTSIFSNQPVADRLLGVAEPTLSIALVGILIAFLIALPAGIVSAVHRYQFEDYVATVIAFLGISMPGFWIGIVLLLVFADYVNLLPAFGYVSISEGVVPWFQHVILPALAVGLPYGGILMRMTRSSMLEVLNEDYIRTARAKGLNGRLVLFKHGLQNALIPIVTIAGILLGVLLGGVVAVEIVFGIQGLGRLLIRSIERRDFPVIQGAVILISFVFVFMNLVVDILYTAINPKIRYGGD from the coding sequence ATGGGAATGAAACGCTACGTCGGAAAGCGAATCGCCCACGCGTTCGCCGTCATCTACGTCGTGGCGACGATCGTGTTCTTCGCCGTACGGGCGATCCCGGGCGACCCGGCGCGAGTACTGCTCGGCGGTGACGCGAACGCGGAGGCGATCCGTGCCCTGCGACAGGAAATGGGGTTGAACCAGCCCCTGTACGTCCAGTACCTGCGGTGGATGGGCCGGATTCTAACCGGCGATCTGGGGACCTCGATCTTCTCGAACCAGCCGGTTGCGGACCGACTACTGGGCGTGGCCGAGCCGACGCTGAGCATCGCCCTCGTCGGCATCCTGATCGCGTTCCTCATCGCGCTTCCCGCAGGAATCGTGAGCGCCGTCCATCGCTACCAGTTCGAAGATTACGTCGCGACGGTGATCGCCTTCCTCGGCATCAGTATGCCCGGTTTCTGGATCGGGATCGTGCTCCTGCTCGTCTTCGCCGATTACGTCAACCTGCTTCCCGCGTTCGGATACGTCTCAATCAGCGAGGGCGTGGTCCCCTGGTTCCAGCACGTCATCCTGCCCGCCCTGGCCGTGGGGCTCCCCTATGGCGGTATCCTGATGCGAATGACGCGTTCGTCGATGCTCGAGGTTCTCAACGAGGACTACATACGGACGGCGCGAGCCAAAGGACTGAACGGACGGCTCGTTCTGTTCAAGCACGGCCTCCAGAACGCGCTCATCCCCATCGTGACGATCGCCGGCATCCTGCTCGGCGTGCTGTTGGGCGGCGTCGTCGCGGTCGAGATCGTCTTCGGCATTCAGGGGCTCGGGCGGCTGTTGATCCGGTCGATCGAGCGTCGCGACTTCCCCGTGATCCAGGGGGCAGTCATCCTCATCTCGTTCGTGTTCGTGTTCATGAACCTCGTCGTCGACATCCTCTACACGGCGATCAACCCGAAGATCCGGTACGGGGGTGACTGA
- a CDS encoding ABC transporter permease codes for MSTKERVQRTLGYDPDRGRVFGIRTDLLERFTRTLERDLRAQIGFVIVVLFVLAAVFAPELAPYDPMAQKYGLLTPPDLASAHPLGTDSYGRDLLSRLMYGARISLAVGLGAVLFGAVVGIVIGMVAGYYGGWIDDVLMRAVDVMWAFPWLLIAIMLVAIFGQGFWNVLVAVGFAYIDDFARLARGEVLSIREEEYTLAAQSIGLGDVEIIFGEVFPNTVAPLIVQFTVFTARAILAESTLSFLGLGVKPTTPTWGALLGQGRGFITQAWWISIIPGIAIMVTVLGINLFGDALRDAFDVKEADA; via the coding sequence ATGTCGACGAAAGAGCGCGTCCAACGCACGCTCGGTTACGACCCGGACAGGGGTCGCGTGTTCGGCATTCGAACCGACCTACTCGAACGGTTCACCCGAACGCTGGAACGGGACCTGCGCGCGCAGATCGGCTTCGTCATCGTGGTCCTGTTCGTGCTGGCGGCGGTGTTCGCGCCCGAACTCGCGCCCTACGATCCGATGGCCCAGAAGTACGGGCTTCTCACGCCACCGGATCTCGCGAGCGCACATCCGCTCGGTACGGACTCGTACGGCCGTGATCTGCTCTCGCGGCTGATGTACGGTGCGCGAATCAGCCTCGCCGTCGGGTTAGGAGCGGTGCTGTTCGGCGCCGTCGTCGGCATCGTGATCGGGATGGTCGCTGGCTACTACGGTGGGTGGATCGACGACGTGCTGATGCGGGCGGTCGACGTCATGTGGGCGTTCCCGTGGCTGTTGATCGCCATCATGCTGGTCGCCATCTTCGGTCAGGGCTTCTGGAACGTCCTCGTCGCGGTCGGGTTCGCCTACATCGACGACTTCGCCCGACTCGCGCGCGGCGAGGTGTTGTCGATCCGTGAGGAGGAGTACACACTCGCGGCCCAGAGCATCGGCCTGGGGGACGTGGAGATCATCTTCGGCGAGGTTTTCCCGAACACGGTCGCGCCCCTGATCGTCCAGTTCACGGTGTTCACCGCCCGGGCGATTCTCGCTGAAAGCACCCTCTCGTTCCTCGGGCTGGGTGTCAAGCCCACCACGCCGACGTGGGGTGCGCTCCTCGGACAGGGGCGCGGCTTCATCACGCAAGCGTGGTGGATCTCGATCATCCCCGGTATCGCGATTATGGTGACGGTGCTCGGCATCAATCTCTTCGGTGACGCGCTTCGCGACGCGTTCGACGTCAAGGAGGCGGACGCATGA
- a CDS encoding homing endonuclease associated repeat-containing protein, translating to MALTTLDLFIDLKRLEDELGRLPRANDVVRDGAHSVNTYYKRFNGNWRYVETAYREWRDTGRLPADAR from the coding sequence ATGGCCCTGACGACGCTCGACCTGTTCATCGACCTCAAGCGCCTCGAAGACGAACTCGGCCGGCTCCCGCGCGCCAACGACGTGGTGCGCGACGGTGCCCACAGCGTCAACACCTACTACAAGCGCTTTAACGGGAACTGGCGGTACGTCGAGACGGCCTATCGGGAGTGGCGCGACACTGGTCGGTTGCCCGCTGACGCCCGGTAA
- a CDS encoding ABC transporter ATP-binding protein: MSGNSKSTGPSDASAHEPLLDVENLKKHFAVEQGILDRTFGEEKWVHAVDGVSLSLDRNETIGVVGESGCGKSTLGRTLARLYEPTAGTIRFDGGDITTASGNRLKALRKDVQVIFQDPLSSLNPRKTVGEIVAKPLEVHDIATGEALEERVDELFEEVGLDPSYRDRYPHEFSGGQRQRIGIARALAVEPKLIVADEPVSALDVSVQAQIINLMKRLQREYGLSYLFIAHDLSVVKHVSDRVAVMYLGKIVESGPTDEIFEKPVHPYTKALLSAIPSVEGDGSRRKTILEGNPPSPIDVPSGCPFHTRCPEYIDGDCEATEPEPMVVGTPSGSEDRRSSEALSDSSTGARDHRAACHWVTRPPGERRRQDPYSPNRGEGTDT; this comes from the coding sequence ATGAGCGGTAATTCGAAATCGACGGGTCCGTCCGACGCGTCGGCCCACGAGCCGTTACTCGACGTCGAGAACCTGAAAAAACACTTCGCGGTCGAACAGGGCATTCTCGATCGCACGTTCGGCGAGGAGAAGTGGGTCCACGCCGTCGATGGCGTATCGCTCTCGCTCGATCGGAACGAGACGATCGGTGTCGTCGGCGAGAGCGGTTGCGGGAAGAGTACGCTCGGTCGCACGCTCGCGCGGCTGTACGAGCCGACCGCAGGGACCATCAGATTCGACGGTGGGGACATCACGACCGCCTCAGGGAACCGATTGAAGGCGCTCCGGAAGGACGTCCAAGTGATCTTCCAGGACCCGCTCTCGTCACTCAACCCCCGGAAAACGGTCGGCGAGATCGTCGCCAAACCCCTCGAGGTACACGACATCGCGACCGGCGAGGCGCTGGAAGAGCGCGTCGACGAACTGTTCGAGGAGGTGGGTCTCGATCCGAGTTACCGCGACCGCTACCCTCACGAATTCTCCGGGGGACAGCGTCAGCGTATCGGCATTGCGCGGGCTCTGGCGGTCGAACCGAAACTCATCGTCGCCGACGAACCGGTTTCGGCGCTCGACGTGAGCGTCCAGGCGCAGATCATCAACCTGATGAAACGGCTCCAACGGGAGTACGGGCTCTCGTATCTGTTCATCGCCCACGATCTCAGCGTCGTCAAGCACGTGAGCGATCGAGTCGCGGTGATGTATCTCGGAAAGATCGTCGAGTCGGGACCGACCGACGAAATCTTCGAGAAGCCTGTCCATCCGTACACTAAGGCGCTGTTGAGCGCCATTCCGAGCGTCGAGGGAGACGGCTCGAGGCGAAAGACGATCCTCGAGGGGAACCCGCCGAGTCCGATCGATGTGCCCTCGGGGTGTCCGTTTCACACGCGTTGTCCGGAGTACATCGACGGGGACTGCGAGGCGACCGAACCAGAGCCGATGGTCGTGGGCACTCCGAGCGGTTCGGAGGACCGCCGTTCAAGCGAAGCTCTCAGCGATTCGTCGACCGGTGCGAGGGACCATCGAGCCGCGTGCCACTGGGTGACTAGACCTCCGGGGGAGCGCCGTCGGCAGGATCCGTATTCCCCGAACAGGGGAGAGGGTACGGACACGTAG
- a CDS encoding ABC transporter ATP-binding protein — MSEPLLEVENLRTRFETEGGTVSAVDGISFAVEPGEVFGIVGESGSGKSVAALSLLGLVDAPGVVEADTIRYRGENLLEKTEREFQRIRGGEISMVFQDPMSSLNPVMTIGEQIAEVARHHGDLGESVGFWSEMRRKYLGGTRSESPSWRRAVELLEIVGIPDPETRAGEYPHQLSGGMKQRVMIAQALAGDPSLIIADEPTTALDVTIEAQILNELLDLRDEFGVSVVLITHDLAVVRETCDRVAVMYAGELMETAATDALFEHPRHPYTRGLLRSIPKVTDEREWLDTIEGNVPSLVNKKPGCPFRERCDRAFELCERPLIGHEGSNTDHTVWCHLYDDSVELEDGEVVSIDEQRTAPPKKRDAESNGALSEASAELGGED, encoded by the coding sequence ATGAGCGAACCGCTGCTCGAAGTGGAGAACCTTCGGACTCGCTTCGAGACCGAAGGGGGAACAGTAAGTGCGGTCGACGGTATCAGCTTCGCGGTCGAACCCGGTGAAGTCTTCGGGATCGTCGGCGAATCCGGGAGCGGAAAGAGCGTCGCCGCGCTGTCGTTACTCGGACTCGTCGATGCGCCGGGCGTCGTCGAGGCGGACACGATCCGATATCGCGGCGAGAACCTGCTGGAGAAGACGGAGCGCGAGTTCCAGCGGATCCGCGGGGGCGAGATCAGCATGGTGTTTCAGGATCCCATGAGTAGCCTCAATCCCGTGATGACCATCGGCGAGCAGATCGCCGAGGTCGCCCGCCATCACGGCGACCTGGGTGAGTCTGTCGGATTCTGGAGCGAGATGAGACGGAAGTATCTCGGAGGGACGCGTTCGGAAAGTCCGTCGTGGCGACGAGCGGTCGAACTGCTCGAGATCGTCGGGATTCCGGATCCCGAGACGCGTGCCGGGGAGTACCCCCATCAGCTCTCGGGCGGCATGAAACAGCGCGTGATGATCGCCCAGGCGCTCGCCGGCGATCCGTCGCTGATCATCGCGGACGAGCCGACGACCGCCCTCGATGTAACCATCGAGGCACAGATCCTCAACGAGTTGCTCGACCTCCGCGACGAGTTCGGCGTCTCCGTCGTCCTCATCACACACGACCTCGCCGTCGTACGCGAGACGTGTGATCGGGTGGCTGTGATGTACGCCGGAGAGTTGATGGAAACGGCCGCGACGGATGCGCTGTTCGAGCACCCGCGCCACCCCTACACCCGGGGACTGCTTCGGAGTATTCCGAAGGTGACCGACGAACGAGAGTGGCTCGACACGATCGAGGGGAACGTTCCGAGCCTGGTAAACAAGAAACCGGGCTGTCCCTTCCGCGAGCGGTGCGATCGGGCGTTCGAGCTGTGCGAGCGACCGCTGATCGGGCACGAAGGGAGCAACACGGATCACACGGTATGGTGTCACCTGTACGATGACAGCGTCGAACTCGAAGACGGTGAGGTCGTATCGATCGACGAACAGCGAACCGCACCACCCAAGAAACGGGACGCGGAATCAAACGGTGCCCTGTCAGAGGCATCCGCAGAACTCGGGGGTGAAGATTGA
- a CDS encoding DUF211 domain-containing protein encodes MVSTRRLVIDVLKPHEPSTLAFAQQIAAVESVAGVNATLIEIDKEVQNVKFTVEGEAIDYDDVEAIIEDAGGTIHSVDQVVCGEYLVENAPTPQD; translated from the coding sequence ATGGTTTCGACACGCCGCCTGGTGATCGACGTCCTGAAACCCCACGAACCGTCGACGCTCGCCTTCGCCCAGCAGATCGCGGCGGTCGAGAGCGTCGCCGGCGTCAACGCGACGCTCATCGAGATCGACAAGGAGGTCCAGAACGTGAAGTTCACCGTCGAGGGAGAGGCGATCGACTACGACGACGTCGAGGCGATCATCGAGGACGCCGGCGGGACGATCCACTCGGTCGATCAGGTCGTCTGCGGGGAGTACCTCGTCGAGAACGCTCCGACGCCCCAGGACTGA
- a CDS encoding VIT1/CCC1 transporter family protein, producing the protein MGAKSDPESFLERAGLDGIGPIARRYFVSNGFDGALTGVGVTVGAYLSGVPDGLTVIKIGLGGAVGLTTSGVWSVWEIERAEMRAELHDIEDAMLTDLSETQIEREKTSDQVVNALMSGLGPLFGLVLPLVPFLFEGAALSLFQATLLSVAVAVGVLFAFGAYMASISRQRWYVAGIRMGLAGIVVAIISVFLPG; encoded by the coding sequence ATGGGGGCGAAATCCGACCCGGAGTCGTTCCTCGAGCGAGCGGGCCTCGACGGGATCGGACCGATCGCGAGGCGGTACTTCGTCTCGAACGGGTTCGACGGCGCGCTCACCGGCGTCGGGGTCACCGTCGGCGCGTACCTCTCGGGGGTCCCCGACGGGCTCACCGTCATCAAGATCGGCCTCGGCGGTGCCGTCGGCCTCACGACCTCCGGCGTCTGGAGCGTCTGGGAGATCGAACGCGCCGAGATGCGGGCCGAACTCCACGACATCGAAGACGCGATGCTCACCGACCTGAGCGAGACGCAGATCGAGCGCGAGAAGACCAGCGATCAGGTCGTGAACGCCCTTATGAGCGGGCTCGGGCCGCTCTTCGGGCTCGTGTTGCCGCTCGTGCCGTTCCTGTTCGAGGGCGCGGCGCTCTCGCTGTTCCAGGCGACGCTCCTCTCGGTCGCCGTCGCCGTCGGCGTGCTGTTCGCCTTCGGCGCGTACATGGCGTCGATCTCCCGCCAGCGCTGGTACGTCGCCGGGATCCGGATGGGGCTCGCCGGCATCGTCGTCGCGATCATCAGCGTCTTTCTCCCCGGGTGA
- a CDS encoding outer membrane protein assembly factor BamB family protein yields the protein MVSLTRRGLLRRTAVAAGLTSASGCATLNAPGPANGESVPRRFTNADYAASYGTAGRWPMEGHDGGRTGRAGSAVPLGDVGVAWLRRPGTDPHGATAPVVGSERVYVGYNESPDDADYRAYLAGFDAETGERQLDVRLGAGRVVGHALAGDTLLAVTRPPGYDRATVTALARADGSSRWTETIPDVTGPPAVVDGTCYLATRDGDDAVYALDLDGTRRWRTPIDGACYTATCADADAVYVGLTDGRVVALEATTGKRRWVERIATPDECCPDIQGTPTVVDGRLYVPGIRRELVAVDVTDGTVDWRTTVVDDDYGNPVPSPAVTEDAVYVNTYHGGLVALAVSDGSVRWRSSYRGDLRPPAVGDDVVVVPRHDSVVAYDGADRRAWTVDVAVPDVGMAGYIMRTRVALAHGMCYVGIADGRVYAVGARE from the coding sequence ATGGTCTCGCTGACGCGTCGGGGACTCCTCCGTCGGACTGCGGTCGCCGCCGGCCTCACGAGCGCGAGCGGGTGCGCCACGCTGAACGCACCCGGCCCCGCCAACGGGGAGTCGGTTCCGAGGCGATTCACGAACGCCGACTACGCGGCGAGTTACGGGACGGCCGGCCGATGGCCGATGGAGGGCCACGACGGCGGGAGGACCGGGCGAGCGGGTTCGGCCGTCCCGCTCGGCGACGTCGGCGTCGCGTGGCTCCGCCGCCCCGGTACGGATCCGCACGGCGCGACGGCCCCCGTCGTCGGTTCCGAGCGCGTCTACGTCGGCTACAACGAATCACCTGACGACGCGGACTATCGAGCCTACCTCGCCGGATTCGACGCCGAAACCGGGGAACGGCAACTGGACGTTCGCCTCGGCGCGGGTCGGGTCGTCGGCCACGCCCTCGCCGGCGACACCCTGCTCGCGGTGACCCGCCCCCCCGGCTACGACCGAGCGACGGTGACCGCCCTCGCGCGCGCCGACGGGTCGTCCCGGTGGACGGAGACGATACCGGACGTGACCGGGCCGCCGGCCGTCGTCGACGGAACGTGCTATCTGGCGACCCGTGACGGCGACGACGCCGTCTACGCGCTCGACCTCGACGGCACGCGACGGTGGCGAACCCCGATCGACGGGGCGTGTTACACGGCGACCTGCGCCGACGCCGACGCCGTCTACGTCGGATTGACCGACGGTCGAGTCGTGGCGCTCGAAGCGACGACCGGTAAACGGCGTTGGGTCGAACGGATCGCCACGCCCGACGAGTGTTGCCCGGACATCCAGGGGACGCCGACGGTGGTCGACGGGCGACTGTACGTGCCCGGAATCCGGCGAGAACTCGTCGCCGTCGACGTGACCGACGGGACCGTCGACTGGCGGACCACCGTCGTCGACGACGACTACGGGAACCCCGTCCCGTCGCCGGCCGTCACGGAGGACGCAGTCTACGTGAACACGTATCACGGCGGTCTCGTCGCACTCGCGGTGTCCGACGGATCGGTTCGCTGGCGCTCGTCGTACCGCGGCGATCTCCGGCCCCCCGCTGTCGGCGATGACGTCGTCGTCGTTCCCCGACACGATTCGGTCGTCGCCTACGACGGTGCCGATCGCCGCGCGTGGACCGTCGACGTCGCGGTGCCGGACGTCGGGATGGCGGGGTACATCATGCGCACGCGGGTGGCGCTGGCTCACGGGATGTGCTACGTTGGCATCGCCGACGGCCGCGTCTACGCGGTCGGAGCCCGCGAGTGA
- a CDS encoding ABC transporter substrate-binding protein, whose protein sequence is MTEVDRSDLEGRKVDRRTTLKLFGAAGMLGGVASLAGCAGGDQSGSGNNPDQAAKASAGGTIEAGWAIDEVELLDPHYVDLWHQITIFSNVFSGIVKVNAKGEIVGDLASDWTLPDDQTYEFTIREGVTFHNGDTLDAGAIKWSIERLMGLDDSPHVGKVASVESVEAPDPTTLRINLEQPTAPFITFLTRGPGRAGTVVNKTAVEKDPERYKRYPVGSGPFKVEKRETGEFLQLVKFEEYWERDDEGNALPYLDEIRINLIPEPSTMWTALKTDEIQYTDEVPPQNARLSKKLDSITVTGTAAGEWSAIALLCNDPASEEWKDKQALASGNEEPTDYWTGKEIPTTDRRVRQAIAKAIDRKDLVKKAYFGYATPAHSLFNPAMGIYYQEKPENAQVHDPEGAKKLLDEAGYTGKPRFTARLLGTPADKRMMTVVKQHLSEVGIEIELDVQQESSYWDNIYLYNHMTAVYGGGGDIDPWMSWWKQLKTPEEDSSAGAWQKNLFSNAEFDKLLEQSFVTPKPEERLKIVRQAEQIFLKEAPFAMTTFPLTPKGGSTKLRDVGNQIGLSNFHRAYVER, encoded by the coding sequence CGAAGGCGAGCGCCGGCGGAACGATCGAAGCGGGCTGGGCGATCGACGAGGTCGAACTCCTCGACCCGCACTACGTCGATCTCTGGCATCAGATCACCATCTTCTCGAACGTCTTCTCCGGGATCGTGAAGGTAAACGCGAAGGGCGAGATCGTCGGTGATCTGGCGTCCGACTGGACGCTCCCCGACGATCAGACCTACGAGTTCACCATCCGCGAGGGGGTGACGTTCCACAACGGCGATACGCTCGACGCAGGTGCGATCAAGTGGTCGATCGAACGGCTGATGGGGCTCGACGACTCGCCCCACGTCGGGAAGGTCGCTTCCGTCGAGAGCGTCGAAGCGCCGGATCCCACGACGCTCCGGATCAACCTCGAACAGCCGACGGCACCGTTCATCACGTTTCTCACGCGCGGTCCCGGACGGGCGGGTACCGTCGTCAACAAGACCGCCGTCGAGAAGGATCCGGAGCGCTACAAGCGCTACCCGGTCGGCAGCGGTCCGTTTAAGGTCGAAAAACGCGAGACGGGGGAGTTCCTTCAGCTAGTCAAGTTCGAGGAATACTGGGAGAGAGACGACGAAGGGAACGCGCTCCCGTACCTCGACGAGATAAGGATCAACCTCATTCCCGAACCGAGCACGATGTGGACGGCGCTCAAGACCGACGAGATCCAATACACGGACGAGGTACCCCCGCAGAACGCGCGCCTCTCGAAGAAACTCGATTCGATCACCGTCACCGGGACGGCGGCGGGTGAGTGGTCCGCCATCGCCCTACTGTGTAACGATCCGGCATCGGAGGAGTGGAAAGACAAGCAAGCGTTGGCGAGCGGCAACGAGGAACCGACAGACTACTGGACGGGCAAGGAGATCCCGACGACTGATAGGAGGGTTCGTCAGGCGATCGCGAAGGCGATCGATCGCAAGGACCTCGTGAAGAAGGCTTACTTCGGCTACGCGACGCCGGCCCACTCACTCTTCAACCCCGCGATGGGGATATACTACCAGGAAAAGCCCGAGAACGCGCAGGTCCACGACCCTGAAGGCGCGAAGAAACTGCTTGACGAGGCGGGCTACACCGGGAAGCCGCGCTTTACTGCCCGGTTGCTCGGTACGCCCGCCGACAAGCGGATGATGACCGTCGTGAAACAACACCTGAGCGAGGTCGGCATCGAGATCGAACTCGACGTCCAGCAGGAGTCGTCCTACTGGGACAACATCTACCTGTACAACCATATGACGGCAGTGTACGGCGGTGGCGGCGACATCGATCCGTGGATGTCGTGGTGGAAGCAGTTGAAGACGCCGGAGGAGGACAGCTCCGCCGGTGCCTGGCAGAAGAACCTATTCTCGAACGCCGAATTCGATAAACTACTCGAGCAGTCGTTCGTGACGCCGAAACCGGAAGAACGCCTGAAGATCGTCCGGCAGGCCGAACAGATCTTCCTCAAAGAGGCCCCGTTCGCGATGACGACCTTCCCGCTGACTCCTAAAGGAGGAAGCACGAAACTGAGGGACGTCGGGAACCAGATCGGCCTGAGTAACTTCCACCGGGCGTACGTAGAACGGTGA